The Sulfolobus islandicus Y.N.15.51 sequence CGGCTATAATGGATGGCTTTTTGGTGAAGATAGGGAAACTCTCCTTCCATTGAACGTTTACGATGATAAAAAGGAGTATGAAGAGTTTCTCAAAAAGATCAAGTTAGCGTTAAGTCAATTTTACGAGGTGGGATATAACGCTTATAAGACGTTTCCGACCTATTGCGCCATGGATAGGCTCATGAAAGAGTACGGATATCCTTAAATCTTAAGTGCCATCTAAAGAAGCTCAACACTTGTGTATAAATATAAATGGTTGAATTATTAGCCAATAATGAGTTCTCTAATTGACAGCATTTGATGATGGGCTATTAAATGATTGATTATAACTTGTTAAAAGGAAAACATTTATACTCTTAAATACTATAAATATAACATGAAGGTTAGTTTAGATTTTTTAAACGATTTAGTTCATGGAGATTCAGTAAAAAAATTAGAATCTCTAAATAATTATCGATTAATTGAATTTTTAAGTAACGTAATTAAATTATGCGAACCGGATAGCGTATATCTTATAACAGGAAGAAATGAGGAGAAAGAGTATATAAGGAAAAAAGCTCTGGAAAGAGGGGAAGAGATTAAACTAAAGACTAGTGGGCATACCATACATTTTGATCACCCTTTAGATCAGGCTAGGGCCAGAGAAGATACGTTCATACTCACAGATTCAAAGATCCCCTATGTTAATACTATACCTAGGAATGAGGGCCTAAATGAGATTCTAGGTTTACTTAAGGGGTCAATGAGGGGTAGAGAAATGTATGTGGGATTTTATTCTCTAGGTCCTAGAAATTCTCCCTTCCAAATTTTAGCAGTCCAAGTGACTGATTCTCCATACGTTATTCATAGTGAAAATATATTATATAGAAATGCATTTGGAGATTTTAATAATAATAAGCAGTTTTTGAGATTTGTCCACTCAAAAGGAGAACTAGATATAAGAAAAAGGAGAATAATGATTGACCTAGCAGATAATACTGTTTATAGCATTAACACTACTTACGCCGGTAACAGTGTGGGCTTAAAGAAGTTAGCTTTAAGGTTAACTATAACTAAGGCAGCAGAAGAAGGCTGGCTCTCCGAACATATGGCTATAATAGGGTTCAATGGAGATAAGGGTATACATTACTTCACAGCATCATTTCCTTCTGGAAGTGGAAAGACTTCTACTTCCATGATTGGGAGTCTGATAAGCGATGACCTAGCGTTTATAAGGGAATTTGACGGTTTTCCTAAAGCAGTAAATCCAGAAATTGGAGTTTTCGGCATTATACAGGGTATAAATGCTAGGGACGATCCAATAATATGGGAAGTTCTCCACAAGTCTGGAGAAGTGATATTCTCTAATGTATTAATGACTGAAGATGGCGATGTATACTGGGAGGGGAGTGAATTGCCAAAACCCGAAAGGGGATATAACTATGAGGGGAAATGGATTAGGGAAAGCGGTAAGCCAGCCTCCCATCCGAACGCTAGATTCACAGTTCCTTTAACTTCATTCAAGAATTTAGATGGGAATTGGGATAATCCAAATGGTGTCGTTATAGATGGCATAATATTTGGCGTAAGAGACTACAGTACTCTTATTCCAGTTGTTGAAGCCTTTTCATGGTCTCATGGAGTTGCGACTATTGGAGCTTCAATGGAGTCTGCTAGAACCTCAGCTGTAATCGGGAAATCCGATGAGTTAGAGTTTAATCCAATGGCGATTTTAGACTTTATGCCTATCTCGCTCAGTAGGTATTTAAGAAACTATTTGAATTTCGGTAAAAGATTAAGGAGGAGTCCTAAAATATTTGGGTTTAACTATTTTCTAAAAGATGAAAATAATAAATTCTTGAATTCAAAAGAGGACAAGAGAATATGGGTTAGCTGGGCTGTAAAGAGAGTGGAGGAAACTACTGATGCGATCTATACGCCTATTGGCTTCATACCATTTTATGAAGATCTAAAAGCTCTATACAAAAGAGTTTTAGGAAGGGAGTACAGTAAGGAAGAATATGAAAAACAATTTAAAATAAAATTGAAAAGATACTTAGAGAAAACAGACCGTATAATTGGGATTTACCTTAAATTTGATGATATTCCCTCTGAGATTATTAGTGAGTTAGAAATGCAAAGAAAGAGAATTATTGATTATATTAGCAAATATGGTGATTCAGTATCCCCATTTAGATTAGAAAAAACTTGAATAGCTTTAAACTTGAGAGCTGTTTTATAAGATAAGTTAAGATTTTTATGGTATAAGTACTTGTCTTCCGACAGCTTTAAAATTCTCTAGATTATCAATCGCCTCATTTGCTTCTTCTAGTTTCATGGTCTTAGTTATCATTGGTTTAACTTTACCAGCCTCTGCTAATCTCATTATCCCCAAAAAGTCTGATTGGTTTCCAACTAAACTGCCTACGAATTGTATTTCTGACAAAGTTATTAATGGTGCGTGAAAATGCAAATCCGCTCCGAATAATCCCACCATTATGTACTTACCTTGTTTTGCCAAAGCTTTTGGATAAACTGAAAGCGTTTTCTCAGAGTTATTTAGGTCTATTACAGCGTCGATTCCCTTACCTTCGGTTATTCTCCTTATTTCCGCTAAGGGATCTTGAACTGACGCATTTATTACGTAATCGGCTCCAGCTCTCTTAGCAGTCTCTACTGCCTCCTCTCTCACATCTACACCTATTATCGTTGCACCACCGACAGCTTTAGCTATCTGTACCGCCATTGTTCCTAGACCGCCACCAGCCCCTACTACTACTAATGTCTTAGTTGGGTCTAATGATGCTTTTCTAACTGCCCTATATGTAGTTATTCCAGAACAAGTTAAAGGTGATGCTTCTACGGCATTAAGTCTTCTCAGCTTGTACATATATTTATAATGAGGTATTAACACATATTCTGCGTAAGCTCCATCAAAGTTAATTCCTAACCATCTAGGAGAATCGCACAAATGCTCTTCCCCTATTCTACAATAATAGCAATTTCCTTCTCCCTGCCAAGGGTTAACTGCAACTAGATCACCCTTAGAGTATCCAACAACTTCATCTCCCATTTCCTCTATTTTTCCTGCGATCTCGTGACCTAAAGTTACCGGCAATTTCACACCCAAATCTTCTACTATTCTTAAATTCCCAAATCTCCCTTGTCTCATGTGAACATCAGAATGACAAACTCCCGCAGCCTCTACCTTTATCAAAACTTGTGCTCCCTTAGGTTTAGGTATATCTATATCTTTTAAAACGAGAGGTTTTCCTATTTCTACTAATCTAACTGCTCTCATGCTATCACATAAAATATAAATATGTTTAACACATTATTAAGCATTATAATGTTATTTAACATAATAGCTTTAGTGATAATCATCTAACGTATTATGATATTAAGATTTATATAGATGAATCTAGTCAAAACTTCATCGTGTTCGTTTTCTATTTATGAATTCATTCATTCTCTTTTTTGCGGAATCCCCCAATGACATCAACGCCAACTCCATGACTGCATTTCTTATCTTCTCCTTATCGTTTTTCAACCAATACTTCATAGTCATAATAGAATTCGTATCAATACTTTTGATTTTCTCTAACTGTTTCTCAACTTCTGTATAAAGGTCTTCCCTTTTGACCACTATATCAACCAGCCCTATAGTTTTAGCCTCTTCAGCAGTTATTGAATCTCCAGTTAATGCTAGCCTAGTAATTGATCTACCCAATATTGAATAACCTACTGATATTGCCATTGGCGGAATTAATCCCAACTTTCCTTCTGGAATTGAAAAAGTAGCGTCGTTAACTGAAATTATCACATCACAGAAAAGGAGTATCTCGCAACCACCGCCATAAGCAAGCCCATTAACTGCACATAATAATGGCTTCTTTAAATCCACTAGACTTTCAATCGCGCTATATAAAGCGTTGAAGAAGTTTAGGGCATCTCTTTGATCCTTTAACTCTAACATGGCATTGATATCATCTCCTGCGGAGAAAGCTCTTCCATTGCCAGTTAAGACTATTGCTGAAATTGACTGATCGTCATTACAATCCCTCAAGTGTTTTGCTAAGAGACTCCAGCTTTCCTTATCTAGGGCATTTAACTTTTCTGGTCTATTTAATGTGATCCAACAAACGTCTTTTCTTCTTTCAGAGAGGATTTTTACCATAATATGATATTTAGCAAAGGATATCTTAAATGTTGAGCTTTCAAATTATACTGTGAAGATTTTAAAATTTGAGATTAAAATAAAATTGAATAGTGCGCTGCTATGATATTGAATCTTGGCTTACGATCTCCAAGCTAACCATACCTTTTTAAGGATAACACTTATATATAGAAAATCAAAAGTAAAAGGAACAAACAGACCAGCTAGAATGTTTACTAATGATACGCTATACTTGCGTTCAAAGTTATCGTTCAATAACGTACCAATTACAACACCCAGTGGATCACCATATAGAATATAAGTGAAGTACAACATAGAATATAAGTGAAGTACAACGCAGGATTAGTAAAACCGTGAGAGCTAATAAAGGTAAAGATGGGATCAGAAAATAACGCATAACCCGTAAAATAGCTTAAGAACCAAACGATAGTCATCATGAGGATTCCGAAATCCCAGCTTAACTTCATCTCCTTTTTGGCAATCCACATTGGAGATTCAGGCAGCCAAACCCTAGTAATTAACGCAATCAGAGAAACTAGAAGTCCGGCCAAGAAAAGTAATCTCCATTCGCCTCCTAAGACTACTGCAATAGGTCCCACAATCAACGTTGTTAAAAAGCCAGAGGCTGTAACTAACCCAACTGCCCTACCTCTCCTTTCAGCAGATACGGTTTCTGATATATAAGTTGGCACTACACTGATTTCTCCTTCTATTCCTAATCCTATAATGAATTCTGCTATGATTATCCATGAAAACGTTTGCGATAAAAAGCCGATTAGGGATCCTAATGATACAAGTCCCATGGAAGTCAATAGCCCAATTTTTCTTCCCTTGAATGATGATAGCAATCCGTTTATTACTCCACCAATTGCATATCCAATCATTTCAGCAGATAATGGTAAGTTAGCGATAACTGTAGAGACTTCAAACTGCTTTCTAGCGTAATTTATAATGTAAGGAACGTTGAATATATCCCAAAAGGTTAACGACATCCCGATTACCAAGACTACTAATTTCCAGTTCATACTTTTTTCTGAAAGTTTAAAGTTTATAAAACTTACAAACTATACTTGATACAATACCGTCGTTTGCAGTATTGGATTAAATGGCAAGCTAAAAAGCACGGCATGATTGTTGAGTTTGTTAATCCTAAGTACTCTTCTGTTTCATGTCCTAAGTGTGGTAAGAAGATGAAGGAAGTTGGTTATAGGTATTTCCTCTGTACAAAATGTGGTTATAAGAATGACAAGGATGTTATTGCAATGGTTAATTTAAATAGGAGGGGGTCTCTGACCCTCTCGTCTGCCCACCAGATGAGAGATGTAAACGCTAATCGATGGTGGGAACGATGATCCCTCTGTAACGGTAGACCCAAAATCGTATTATGAAAAATAATTCTGACAGAATAATATCGATTCATGATAGATAACAGGATTTATATGAGTATTAAGAATTCAATTGAAGAAAGGGTTTAAGGTGAGGGAGATGTGGTATTACCACGTGAGTAAGTGAGATGGTAACATCCGGTCTCCCTCACCAAAATAACATTCAACAAATAGGATATAAATTACTTTCCATGCTGAACTTCAAGGGAAAGAAAGGGGAAGAGGTGGCGAGAACCCTCATCTCAGCGTGTCTATGGAACGATTCGGTGGAAAGCAAGTCGAGGGCGTATGGCGTGTCCCCACAGACCGTGAGGAATTACGTGGAGGAGCAAGGGGTGGAAGTTATTGAGAAACTCTTGGAAAGCGCCAGGAAGATATCCTTGAAGGTACTGAAGGGAGTAAGGGAGATAGACGTCTCAATAGACTGGACAACCAAGACCTGGTACGGGAGACCGGTGGGAGGGCTCGGGAGTTCGGAGGAGGGAAACTCTTGGAACTACGCAACTGCGACGACAAAGTTTAATGGGAAAGTGCTCCTACTGGCCTTCGTCACTCAAGTCAAGGGGATGACTAAGGAAGAGATCGTGAAGGCCCTCGTGGAGCAAGTCGTCGCGATGGGGTTCAAGATAAGGTTGATAACTCTTGACGCTGGTTTCTATACTGTTGATGTGCTCAATTTCATTTCACAGTTTAAGTATATAGTTGCTGTGCCTGTTGGGGACGTTAAGGTTTATGAGGAGTTTGACGGGGATTACACAACTAATAGTAAGAGGCATAGGAGGGATGAGCAGGTCAAGTTCAGGCTTCTCGTGTACAGCAAGGAAAAAGTGAGGAGAAAGAAGAAGAGTCTTGTTTATTTTGCTAGGGCTACTAACCTAGACCTATCCAAGAGGGAAGTGTTGGATTTGTATAATAAGGTAAGGGGTCCCATAGAGACCTCTTATAGGAACATTAAGGCTTTTCTTCCATTCACCAGTTCCACCAAGTTTGTTTTCCGCACGTTGATCTTCGTGCTGGCCCTTGTACTCTACTCCTTATATACCATATTCAAGGGGGAGGTGGGGAGAGAGGAGTTTAGATTATTATTAATTCTTTTATTTCCTGATTTATTCAATCCAGAGAATTTTACATTTAATGTAATTGAAACACTTATTTACACTATAGATTTATTTTCAAGGAGGTGATTTTGGGTCTACCGGAATTGGAGGAGGCCAAGCTCACCGACGGGCTTTAAGCCCAAGAGGCGAAACGGCCTACACCCCAGTCAGATCTGTGTAATACAGATCTGACTAATATGTTTTATATAAGAAAGTCAGATAATTGCCAAAACCGAATAAAAGTCAGCAATACTACAGTTTCTAGAGATCTTAAGAAATTGATAACAATGGAATCATAGAGAAAAGAAATAATGAGTATAGAATTTCCGATCCAATCATTAGGTATGCCTTGCTGGAAGAGGGTATCTGATCATTTTTCTCTTAATAAAATAATCATAACTAAGGTGAATTAGGTTTTTATTAGTTAGTTCAAAAATTAATTTATGATTAGGGGAATAGATGGTGTAATTAAAGGAAGAAATACCATGGATGGCGCTGGGGTTAAACTTTACAGAGTGTTTGGCGGACCAGATACTGTGGATTTAACAGATCCTTTCCTATTACTGGACTTCTTCGGCTCAAATAAGGTTGAGGAGTACATTAATGGATTTCCTTGGCACCCGCATAGGGGAATTGAGACTGTAACGCTATTATTTGAGGGAAAAGTGGAACACCAAGATAGTTTAGGTAATAAGGGAACAATATATCCTGGCCAGGTCCAATGGATGACTGCTGGAAGTGGAATATTTCACCAAGAAATGCCAAAACCATTAGAGGGTACAGAGATTCCCAAGTATAATCAAGATCCATTCCTAGTAAGAGGATTACAGTTATGGATAAACCTACCATCTTACAAAAAGATGACACAGCCAGTATATAGGGATGTAAAAAGTGTTCCTAAAGAGAAGTTCGACTTCGGAGAAGTATCAGTCCTCGCGGGAGAGTTCGCTGGAATTGAGGGACCAGTTAAGGTGAAGAGTGATGTTGATCCGTCATACATTCACGTAAAATTGAACGGGGACATGAAGTTAAAGGTAAAAGAAGGATATACTGTATTAGCCTATGTGGTTGATGGTAGTGCCAGATTTGCACCCAATTCTCCAGGTATAGGAAAGGGAAATTTAGTAATCTTCACTAGGGAGGGGGATGAGATTAAAATTAGTGGAAATGCGAGCTTTATAGTATTATCCGGAAGACCTCTAAATGAGCCAGTAGCTTGGTATGGACCAATAGTTATGAATACTGAAGATCAAATAATTGAAGCGTTTGACGATTTGAGAAAAGGTACATTCATAAGACATAAAGAGATACTATATGAATAATATCATGCGTAATGCTTTGTTGATCTCTTCAATTTATTTCATAAGCATGATATGATGCACTGAGAATTTTTCAGTAATTAATATTTATTTCAACGTTATTCGCAAGCTCACACCCTAATACCCGGAGCTCTACCAACTAAAGAATTAGCCAAGTGGACCATCCATGCATAAGCCCAGAACTTGAGCTTAGCCTCAACCACTTGTCCTAAAAAACTTGTAGCCCTAACAGATTCCCCAAAAGTACGCTTCACAGCAGAGAATAAGGACTCAATCCTCCACCTAACACCGTAACCCCTCTCCTCCCTCCAACGATTATAACCCAACCTCTTGAACTCCCTTACAGCCTTTCTCCTAGCAGGATGACCGCGTCTAGTGGAGGCGTTCTCCCTAGGTGGAACAACAACCTCAACCCCAGTCTTGTAAACCTCATTAGCATCATAAGCTTTATCTCCATAAAACTTCTTGACCTTCTTTCCCTTATCTTGTAAATCCTTAACCGTCTTAACTGCAGTCTGAACCTCGTTGCTGGTTACTTCAGCGTTTATTACGTTGAATTGGTCCTTATCCATTACTATTTCGATCTTGAGGAATTTTGAGTCCTTGGTTTTTCCCCATTTTGCTATAATGTATTGTCCTCCCTTGTTTGTGCTTATTCCCGTTGCGTCTGCTATTACTTCAAGTTGGTCATTTGCCTCTGGGAATTTTATGTTCATGTTTCTTACTCTTTCCCATATTGTTGAGTAGTCTAGGCTTGTTGGGATGATTTTCAGTCTTTCTAATGCTCTCAATACTCCTTCTATGGCCCTATAAGGTAGGAACAAGTGCAGGAACGCTAGGAAGTCGTTGAACTCCTTTGGCGCCTTGTAGGTTTTCTTGGCATTCCTATTCTCTTCTGCTAGTAATTCCCACCAGTGTTGGAAGACGTAGAAGGGGAACATTAGCTCGTATCTAGTTATAACGTTCTCGTCGTACTTGCTCCAATCCCTCTTGTACTTACTCTTTCCCATGAGTAATACTCGGTATAATTATTTATAAATTTTTGTATAATTCTGAAGTAACCCACAAAGCACATGCGTAATACTTAATATTACTTTTTATGATTTTTTTAGAATCAATTACAGGATATTCTCTCAAAATTTAGGGGATATAATTGATATTATAAGATTAAAAAAGTTGATTTGATATTCGTAATGATGGGATTAAAGTTTTAGTGATCTTGAAATACAAGGTCTCTTAAAAAAAGTATAATGTAAAAGTTAAAGAATATGCAGAAAGTTATAGGAGTTGAACTAAATCTTGAAGTTCATAAAGGAAGAGTAGACAATATAGGAATTTCACATATAATAACGTGTACTATTCAATCTTAATAATGATGGAAATAAGTTAGTTTATAGTTCCAAATCTCACTATACATGATTTACTTTTTGAGGACTTTTGTTTAAGCTAGAAACATTTTAGGAGCATATATCAAGTATGCTATATTGAGTCCGTCCTTGAGATTAGGTTATATACCATGAGTATAAATTATATCCTAGATTAGCGACACCATTAGCATCATTAAAACTCTATTCTAACTTGTATCGCATCTAAATAGTATGTAATTATATATCAAAACTCCAGCCTTTTCTAGGTAAGATCTCATATTCTTTAAAATATATCTTCTTTATGTTAGACATGTTCACATGGACGTTGAGATAGGGATTAAAATTCATTATTACTTGGTCTTGAGCAGATTCAATATTCCATAAAAATGGCGAAGCATATAATGTCGTCACAGTATTATACAGCAATGCCATGCCATTAGTGTTTGTTTTATTTAGTTTAAAGAAATCTCTTACTCCAAGGCATAACTGGAGGGACGAACTTATCCTCTGGCTCAACAATAACCTCAACTAAAGAAGGAGTATTCTTTATAGCCCTCTTTAACGTATCAGATATCTCTTCATCATTGGTTATCCCATACGCGGATAGTCCATACCCTTCAGCGATCTTAACGTAATCTGGACTTGAAAAATCAGTTCCAACAATGTCCTTACCCCTAGCTTTCATTTCAGCCCTTATCCAACCGTAACTTCCATTATTAAAGATTATAATAACCACATTAGCATTGACTCTCCTTATGGTCTCTAGTTCACCAACTGAGAAACCGAAACTCCCATCTCCAGAAAGAGAGAAAATCAAAGAGTTAGGCCTTGCAAAATAAGCACCTACAGATGCTGGAATTGAATAGCCAAGACCACCTAGACCATAGTTAAAAATGAAATACCTACCAACTTTTTTGGCCTTGTAGAAAGCAGCAGTGTAGATTGCGCTAACTCCGGGATCAGCTATTAATACAGCCTCTTCAGGTGATAGACTCCAAAGTTCCTTTATGAAACGTAACGGGTTTACTGCTTCTCTCCTCTCCTTACTAAGCCTATCTTCGAATGCACTTCTATCTAAAATAATGTTCTTTTTACCAATTTTTCCACTACCTTTAATTTCCTTAATCAACTCCCTCAATGTTACTTTAGCATCCCCTATGAGGTTTATACTATCGTAATTATTCCCAGTCTCAGTCTCGCTAATGTCAATATGAATTACGGTTTTGCCTCTGGATGGTATAGTCCAGTTATAAGTATTTGCTGAATCCGTATTACTTCCTATGAGAATTACAAGGTCTGATTTATCTACGATACTGTTCGAAAAATTTGCACCGCCCCTACCGCCAACCACACCTATTGACAAGGGATGGGTTTCTGGAATACAACCCTTACCAGTTATTGTAGTCCCCACGAGAATTCCTAATAACTCAGCTAATTCAGTTACCTCATCCCACGCCATTGAGTAAAGTGCTCCTTGACCGCAAATTATTACTGGAAATTCACTCTTCAAAATTAAATCTACGGCTTTCCTTATCATTTCACGATCCGCTAAAGGTCTTTGAGATGGATATTTCGAGAACTCCTTTTGGGCTTTAAGTTCAACGTTGCCTTCTAATTCATCTTCTAAAACATCTAGGGGTATTCTAATGTGAACTGGTCCAGGTTTTCCACTAGTACTTAATCTGAATGCTCTCCTTATAGCATGAGGTAATTCCTCAACATTATACACTGTTATAGTTTCCTTAGTTATCGGTCTAAATAGGGAAGCTTGATCTAATGCGGTCAAATAATTCTCCTTCTCTCCGTATAACGGTGTATCAGTAGTTATTACTATTAACGGTGTAGATGACTTATACGCTTCAGCAACTCCAGGGAGCATATATATTGAACCAACACTTGGGCCTTCAACAACTCCAGGTTTATAAGTTAGCTTTGCGTATGTGTCAGCCATGTAAACTGCGTTTCTCTCATCTCTAGTGATTATGTGTAGTACTTCGCCTTCTTTAAGTTGATCATATAATGATATTGAGGATTCGCCCGGTAAACCAAATATGTGTTTAACGTCATAATCCTTTAACAGAGTCAAGAGAAGTTTTGAACCATTCATGAATATTAATGATTTCACACGCATAAAAAGTGTTTTGACACTTGAAGACCATGATTTATAAATATTTTAGATGAAAAGGGACGTTATTATCAATGAGAAATCAATATATCGTGTTTATCGTACCATTCCTTAAATCTCTTATATCTCTCCTCCACTGCTTTTTTCATGTATTCCCGTGGATCGAAATCCTCTAACCTGACCTTATTTATCGATACTATTTCCTCTATTTTAGTCTTATTAGCTAACGCATCCACTGCTTCTTTTCCATATATTTCCTCTAACATCAGCCTACCCGTTTCTGTTGCATAGCCTATATTCCATTCTTCGTTAAAATCACTCTTGACTTCCACGTTATAGTCTGGAAATGCCTTCATTAGTTTATACTTAACTTGAACTGCCATAAGATCTGCTAAGGTACACCCCTTATTAGCAGTGAAAATTAATCTAACAAAAACCCTATTGCCTTCAACTTTTATCTCTCTTACTAGTCCTAAGTCATATATATTTATTGGAATCTCTGGATCGTAAATTTGCCTTAAAATTTCCACAATCTTATCTTTCATAATCCTATTCCTCCAAGATATTCACTATGAGCCTTCTTGATCTGCTTTATAGTATTATCATATTCTCCTTTGAGCACATCCCTAAACCCTTCTGTAGCATTAAATGCCATCTCTTGCCAATCCTTTAGCCAAGGTTTGATAACGTCTTTTAAGCTTGGTTCCTTACTAAAAGCGTATTTGAACAGTTCTTGAGAGAGCATCCCAAGTGTAAATAATTCAATAAATCTATGTATAAGTTTATAGATAATAACTCAAAAGAAAGCATAAACTCTTGAGAAATTTTGAATTTTCACTTGGAGTAAAATCTTGAGTAATACTTAAAGGGGACCGGGAAGACGTAGTACAAGGATTGGGAGATATGAAACCTTGGATAGAATACTACAATCTCCCGGTCCCCTATGATAAACTATCATCAAGGCATAAAACTCTTTTGAAAATGCACTACATACTAATCACCTCAAAAGCACTATCATCACTAGACCTATACATACTTAGAGTACTCATCGTCATGATGATATGGCAATGCTCCTACAGAGATGTAGAAGCATACTATTACACGGACATTGTAGTAAGATGGTTTCTAGGAGAACGCAAGTCAAAATCCGAAAACCACAGAAGGGCAAAGAAACTTAGGGGAGAAATAAAGAAAGCATTCAAGGAATACGCAAAAGAACTTGAGGAAAAGCTAAGCAAACTAGAAAACTACTTGCCAAGTAGTGCCTTATACGGCAAAGTTAACAAACTCTGGGCAATAGATTCCAACATAATCGAAGTACCCTTCGGAAAGAGAAACAAGGAGACATTAAAGAAAAAGCTAGAACTCAACTTGAGACAAGGAAAGTTTAGGGAAGCAGCAAACTTAATTTACTACTATATGAGGGCTAAGATTCATCGTAGATTTAAGGGTGAGTTTGCGAAGAAGAGGGGTAGGAGTTTCTTCGGCTTCAAGGTTTTATATGCTATTTCCCCAACCATGATTCTTCACGCAATTCAAGTTGAGTTTGCAAACTTTCCCGATAATAAGGTTGGTTTTGGTATGAGTGGTTATAAGGTTGTTGATAGGGGTTTCTTGGGAATGCCCTCAACTTGGATAATTGGTTTTTCTAGTTTTAGACGTTATGTTGAATTCTTTGGTATTTTCTTGAAGAGGTATTGGAGACCTTACGCTATTAACAAGG is a genomic window containing:
- a CDS encoding phosphoenolpyruvate carboxykinase (GTP), which encodes MKVSLDFLNDLVHGDSVKKLESLNNYRLIEFLSNVIKLCEPDSVYLITGRNEEKEYIRKKALERGEEIKLKTSGHTIHFDHPLDQARAREDTFILTDSKIPYVNTIPRNEGLNEILGLLKGSMRGREMYVGFYSLGPRNSPFQILAVQVTDSPYVIHSENILYRNAFGDFNNNKQFLRFVHSKGELDIRKRRIMIDLADNTVYSINTTYAGNSVGLKKLALRLTITKAAEEGWLSEHMAIIGFNGDKGIHYFTASFPSGSGKTSTSMIGSLISDDLAFIREFDGFPKAVNPEIGVFGIIQGINARDDPIIWEVLHKSGEVIFSNVLMTEDGDVYWEGSELPKPERGYNYEGKWIRESGKPASHPNARFTVPLTSFKNLDGNWDNPNGVVIDGIIFGVRDYSTLIPVVEAFSWSHGVATIGASMESARTSAVIGKSDELEFNPMAILDFMPISLSRYLRNYLNFGKRLRRSPKIFGFNYFLKDENNKFLNSKEDKRIWVSWAVKRVEETTDAIYTPIGFIPFYEDLKALYKRVLGREYSKEEYEKQFKIKLKRYLEKTDRIIGIYLKFDDIPSEIISELEMQRKRIIDYISKYGDSVSPFRLEKT
- a CDS encoding NAD(P)-dependent alcohol dehydrogenase; translation: MRAVRLVEIGKPLVLKDIDIPKPKGAQVLIKVEAAGVCHSDVHMRQGRFGNLRIVEDLGVKLPVTLGHEIAGKIEEMGDEVVGYSKGDLVAVNPWQGEGNCYYCRIGEEHLCDSPRWLGINFDGAYAEYVLIPHYKYMYKLRRLNAVEASPLTCSGITTYRAVRKASLDPTKTLVVVGAGGGLGTMAVQIAKAVGGATIIGVDVREEAVETAKRAGADYVINASVQDPLAEIRRITEGKGIDAVIDLNNSEKTLSVYPKALAKQGKYIMVGLFGADLHFHAPLITLSEIQFVGSLVGNQSDFLGIMRLAEAGKVKPMITKTMKLEEANEAIDNLENFKAVGRQVLIP
- a CDS encoding enoyl-CoA hydratase/isomerase family protein, producing MVKILSERRKDVCWITLNRPEKLNALDKESWSLLAKHLRDCNDDQSISAIVLTGNGRAFSAGDDINAMLELKDQRDALNFFNALYSAIESLVDLKKPLLCAVNGLAYGGGCEILLFCDVIISVNDATFSIPEGKLGLIPPMAISVGYSILGRSITRLALTGDSITAEEAKTIGLVDIVVKREDLYTEVEKQLEKIKSIDTNSIMTMKYWLKNDKEKIRNAVMELALMSLGDSAKKRMNEFINRKRTR
- a CDS encoding ISH3 family transposase is translated as MVTSGLPHQNNIQQIGYKLLSMLNFKGKKGEEVARTLISACLWNDSVESKSRAYGVSPQTVRNYVEEQGVEVIEKLLESARKISLKVLKGVREIDVSIDWTTKTWYGRPVGGLGSSEEGNSWNYATATTKFNGKVLLLAFVTQVKGMTKEEIVKALVEQVVAMGFKIRLITLDAGFYTVDVLNFISQFKYIVAVPVGDVKVYEEFDGDYTTNSKRHRRDEQVKFRLLVYSKEKVRRKKKSLVYFARATNLDLSKREVLDLYNKVRGPIETSYRNIKAFLPFTSSTKFVFRTLIFVLALVLYSLYTIFKGEVGREEFRLLLILLFPDLFNPENFTFNVIETLIYTIDLFSRR
- a CDS encoding pirin family protein — its product is MIRGIDGVIKGRNTMDGAGVKLYRVFGGPDTVDLTDPFLLLDFFGSNKVEEYINGFPWHPHRGIETVTLLFEGKVEHQDSLGNKGTIYPGQVQWMTAGSGIFHQEMPKPLEGTEIPKYNQDPFLVRGLQLWINLPSYKKMTQPVYRDVKSVPKEKFDFGEVSVLAGEFAGIEGPVKVKSDVDPSYIHVKLNGDMKLKVKEGYTVLAYVVDGSARFAPNSPGIGKGNLVIFTREGDEIKISGNASFIVLSGRPLNEPVAWYGPIVMNTEDQIIEAFDDLRKGTFIRHKEILYE
- a CDS encoding IS5 family transposase gives rise to the protein MGKSKYKRDWSKYDENVITRYELMFPFYVFQHWWELLAEENRNAKKTYKAPKEFNDFLAFLHLFLPYRAIEGVLRALERLKIIPTSLDYSTIWERVRNMNIKFPEANDQLEVIADATGISTNKGGQYIIAKWGKTKDSKFLKIEIVMDKDQFNVINAEVTSNEVQTAVKTVKDLQDKGKKVKKFYGDKAYDANEVYKTGVEVVVPPRENASTRRGHPARRKAVREFKRLGYNRWREERGYGVRWRIESLFSAVKRTFGESVRATSFLGQVVEAKLKFWAYAWMVHLANSLVGRAPGIRV